From Pseudomonas fluorescens, one genomic window encodes:
- a CDS encoding ABC transporter permease, producing MRDLFATRWPWLAQAQTRKGALITALVIALALFGPWLAPHAPTDMLGMVYGAPSGAAWLGYDFLGHDVVSRLLSGGLSVLWMSLAAAAIALLVGGTLGLLAGFSRRRLDQLITWLADVSLAFPDLILVLLIVSMLGRAPWLIVLTVAIAFTPGVIRLARGSAVAVAGQEFVEAAQMMGYSRRRILFREILPNILTPLLVHFGNMLTWAVGMLSGLSFLGYGVAPPTADWGLMINENQAGLLVQPWAVLAPALLIGIFAYGTNILAEGIGRSSSRIGEKQP from the coding sequence ATGCGTGATTTATTCGCCACTCGCTGGCCCTGGCTGGCACAAGCGCAAACCCGCAAGGGCGCGCTGATCACCGCGCTGGTGATTGCCCTGGCGCTGTTCGGCCCGTGGCTGGCGCCCCATGCGCCGACCGACATGCTCGGCATGGTCTATGGCGCGCCCAGCGGTGCAGCCTGGCTGGGCTACGACTTCCTCGGCCATGACGTGGTCTCGCGCTTGCTCAGCGGCGGTCTGTCGGTGTTGTGGATGTCCCTGGCGGCGGCCGCCATTGCCTTGCTGGTGGGCGGCACCCTGGGGTTGCTGGCGGGCTTTTCCCGACGTCGCCTGGACCAGTTGATCACCTGGCTGGCGGATGTCTCGCTGGCGTTTCCCGACCTGATCCTGGTGCTGCTGATTGTCTCGATGCTCGGCCGCGCGCCATGGCTGATCGTATTGACGGTGGCAATCGCCTTTACGCCGGGAGTGATTCGCCTGGCCCGGGGCAGCGCGGTGGCGGTGGCCGGTCAGGAGTTTGTCGAGGCGGCGCAGATGATGGGCTATTCGCGGCGACGCATTCTATTTCGCGAGATTCTGCCGAACATCCTCACGCCGTTGCTGGTGCATTTCGGCAACATGCTGACCTGGGCAGTGGGCATGCTCTCGGGCCTGAGTTTCCTCGGCTACGGCGTGGCGCCGCCGACCGCCGACTGGGGCCTGATGATCAATGAAAACCAGGCCGGCCTGCTGGTCCAGCCCTGGGCTGTTTTGGCGCCGGCGCTGCTGATCGGGATCTTCGCTTACGGCACCAACATTCTTGCTGAAGGCATTGGCCGCAGCAGTTCACGGATTGGAGAGAAGCAGCCATGA
- a CDS encoding ABC transporter permease, which translates to MPDSCKTPRTPAWLAWFMGRLGYGLLTAWVISLVVFIATQALPSDPARVILGPDAPLESILTLQRQLGLDRPILEQYLRWLGQALSGELGVSLDSNAPVGSLLFGRFGYTLALLAGVIVVVVPLALLLGVTLALRRDSRLDRWCLSLLIFLKATPGFLLAIGLVLLFSMPHMDVLPAVSLIDPDTSLWRQLQFLVLPILALSLSALPYLTRMVRAAMIEALESDYVIAARLRGIAEWRIVWRHTLPNALVPAIQGVALTLRTMIGGALLAEVIFSYPGIGTALNSAIQMRDLPMVQAIVLVITLGVVLINLLADLLTVLLTPKLRTARRVTMIQRNRRGILPWWRRSTPKAP; encoded by the coding sequence ATGCCTGACTCCTGCAAGACACCGCGTACCCCGGCCTGGCTGGCCTGGTTCATGGGTCGCCTCGGCTACGGCCTGCTGACCGCCTGGGTGATCAGCCTGGTGGTGTTCATCGCCACCCAGGCGCTGCCTTCCGATCCGGCACGGGTGATCCTCGGCCCGGATGCGCCGCTGGAAAGCATCCTCACCCTGCAACGCCAATTGGGGCTGGATCGACCGATCCTCGAGCAATACCTGCGCTGGCTCGGCCAGGCATTGAGCGGCGAGCTGGGGGTGTCGCTGGATTCCAATGCGCCGGTCGGCAGCCTGTTGTTTGGGCGCTTTGGCTACACCCTGGCGCTGTTGGCGGGAGTGATAGTCGTCGTCGTTCCGCTAGCGTTGCTGTTGGGGGTGACCCTGGCCCTGCGCCGCGACAGTCGCCTCGACCGCTGGTGCCTGTCGCTGCTGATTTTCCTCAAGGCCACCCCGGGGTTTCTTCTCGCCATCGGCCTGGTGCTGCTGTTTTCCATGCCGCACATGGACGTGTTGCCGGCAGTCTCGCTGATCGACCCGGACACCTCGCTGTGGCGCCAGTTGCAGTTCCTCGTGCTGCCGATATTGGCCCTGAGTCTGTCGGCGCTGCCGTACCTGACGCGCATGGTGCGGGCGGCGATGATCGAGGCGCTGGAATCCGACTATGTGATCGCCGCCCGGCTCCGGGGGATTGCCGAGTGGCGCATCGTCTGGCGCCATACCTTGCCCAATGCCCTGGTGCCGGCGATCCAGGGCGTGGCGCTGACCCTGCGCACGATGATCGGCGGGGCGCTGCTGGCGGAGGTGATTTTCAGCTATCCGGGGATCGGTACCGCGCTCAATTCGGCGATCCAGATGCGCGACCTGCCGATGGTCCAAGCCATCGTGCTGGTCATTACCCTGGGTGTGGTGTTGATCAATCTGCTGGCCGACCTGCTGACCGTGCTGCTCACGCCAAAACTTCGCACTGCGCGGCGCGTGACCATGATCCAGCGCAACCGCCGGGGCATCCTGCCCTGGTGGCGGCGCTCCACCCCCAAGGCTCCGTGA
- a CDS encoding ABC transporter substrate-binding protein, with amino-acid sequence MNDEFSRRVFLGNSLAVGGGLLLGASLLSGCDERVSEALVPSSTPAYGGRLRVGIIDGDQSGNLDAHKPVGGGIIRGWALYSKFWEWNGDVSTRLALAEFAEPNADASAWTIRIRPGLEFHHGKSIGADDMLFSILRLTDPKLASPFAGLVGAIDRNALRKLDPRTIEIRFKEGQSFFPLDETLISFGGIVPTDYDPITNPVGAGPYKLKSFIPGQRSLYSRFENYYKPNQPYADELEIIEFKDQVSRSAALRAGQIDVASGVQAEHSALLKADARLKLYVSPSTSFTGFNLNLAKAPFQDVRVRQAFRLLADRQELVGRGLNGFGRVANDLYSPHDPTYNHEIAQRPYDLEQARSLLRQAGQDDLRVELTTTPGPGVNAALVFAQQAKKAGVEIKVTQVDGSVFNGPQRENWLLSPGSTPARGFLASGLHNDAPQAIYNRSNFHDERFSALYTQALAQPDLAQRKLLVHEAQRIQHERGGLLIWGFNDVLDAASTRVGGLTPEQTTFASWRFDELWLNHA; translated from the coding sequence ATGAATGATGAATTTTCCCGCCGGGTGTTTCTCGGCAACAGCCTGGCGGTCGGCGGTGGCCTGCTGTTGGGCGCCAGCCTGCTCAGCGGCTGCGATGAGCGCGTCAGCGAGGCCCTGGTGCCGTCGAGCACGCCGGCCTATGGCGGGCGCTTGCGGGTCGGCATTATCGACGGCGACCAGTCGGGCAACCTCGACGCGCACAAGCCGGTGGGCGGCGGGATCATTCGTGGCTGGGCGCTGTACAGCAAGTTCTGGGAGTGGAACGGCGACGTCAGCACCCGCCTGGCCCTCGCCGAATTCGCCGAGCCAAATGCCGACGCCAGTGCCTGGACCATCCGCATCAGACCAGGCCTGGAGTTTCACCACGGCAAAAGCATCGGCGCCGACGACATGCTGTTTTCGATCCTGCGCCTGACCGATCCGAAACTGGCGTCGCCCTTTGCCGGGCTGGTCGGGGCCATCGACCGCAATGCCCTGCGCAAGCTCGATCCGCGCACCATCGAGATCCGCTTCAAGGAAGGCCAGAGCTTTTTCCCGCTGGACGAAACCCTGATCAGCTTCGGCGGGATCGTGCCCACTGACTACGACCCCATCACCAACCCGGTAGGCGCCGGGCCCTACAAGCTCAAGAGTTTCATCCCCGGCCAGCGCTCGCTCTACAGCCGTTTCGAGAACTACTACAAGCCCAACCAGCCCTATGCCGATGAGCTGGAAATCATCGAATTCAAGGATCAGGTCTCACGCTCGGCGGCCTTGCGCGCCGGGCAGATCGACGTTGCCAGCGGAGTTCAGGCCGAACACAGCGCGCTGCTCAAGGCCGACGCGCGGCTCAAGCTGTACGTGTCGCCCAGCACCTCCTTCACCGGCTTCAACCTGAACCTGGCCAAGGCGCCGTTCCAGGACGTGCGGGTGCGCCAGGCCTTCCGCCTGCTGGCGGATCGGCAGGAGCTGGTGGGTCGTGGCCTCAATGGTTTCGGCCGGGTCGCCAACGACCTGTATTCGCCCCACGACCCGACCTACAACCACGAAATCGCCCAGCGTCCCTACGACCTGGAGCAGGCGCGCTCGCTGTTGCGCCAGGCTGGCCAGGACGACCTGCGGGTCGAGCTGACCACCACCCCTGGACCGGGTGTCAACGCGGCGCTGGTGTTCGCCCAGCAGGCGAAGAAAGCCGGGGTCGAGATCAAGGTGACCCAGGTCGACGGCTCGGTGTTCAACGGTCCGCAGCGGGAAAACTGGCTGCTGTCGCCGGGCTCGACCCCGGCTCGCGGTTTCCTCGCTTCGGGCCTGCACAACGACGCACCACAGGCGATTTACAACCGCAGCAATTTCCACGACGAGCGCTTCAGCGCCCTGTATACCCAGGCCCTGGCCCAGCCCGATCTGGCCCAGCGCAAGTTGCTGGTGCATGAAGCCCAGCGCATCCAGCACGAGCGTGGCGGGCTGTTGATCTGGGGCTTCAACGACGTGCTCGATGCTGCTTCGACCCGGGTCGGCGGCCTGACCCCCGAGCAAACCACCTTCGCCTCCTGGCGCTTCGACGAGCTGTGGTTGAACCATGCCTGA
- a CDS encoding LLM class flavin-dependent oxidoreductase, translating into MAVKILWYLTTPDGPYPWEPEGRWTTDFEHLKQLAVASDRLGYYGSLLGSSPNESLAVSAALIDATQRLRFLVAQHPGELSPAVLAKWALTFDQFSNGRLLFNVVNGNDAGLATLGVHYPHDERYDFSLEYWRAFQGFYAGETAGYDGQYVKLAPRSPAAAQHPLGGWHPPKQKPGIALWGAGTSGPGVAHSVQLLDVYLSFANTPPKLGEKFRKVAAEAAKIGRELTFGTRLQIIVRETEEEAWAHAEKLLQRTSLHTARAAIERQLPPGETFDSYRSDDPQTQRNLDTVRAGRLPKARDLEIYPNVWLGPSLFGFNLLGPAAGTYLVGSAEQVAERIREYEAEGTSAFILSGFPLIDEAHRVADLLFPLLDLDHGFDVPRLGVSAQPAQRLREQA; encoded by the coding sequence ATGGCAGTAAAGATTCTCTGGTACCTCACCACCCCCGACGGCCCTTATCCGTGGGAGCCCGAAGGCCGCTGGACGACCGATTTCGAGCACCTCAAGCAACTCGCTGTGGCCAGTGATCGCCTCGGCTACTACGGTTCGCTGCTGGGCTCCAGCCCCAATGAAAGCCTGGCGGTATCTGCCGCGTTGATCGATGCCACCCAGCGCCTGCGCTTCCTGGTGGCACAGCATCCGGGTGAGCTGTCGCCGGCGGTATTGGCCAAGTGGGCGCTGACCTTCGACCAGTTTTCCAATGGCCGTCTGCTGTTCAACGTGGTCAACGGCAACGACGCCGGCCTCGCGACCTTGGGCGTGCACTATCCCCACGATGAACGCTACGACTTCAGCCTCGAGTACTGGCGCGCCTTCCAGGGTTTCTACGCCGGCGAAACCGCTGGCTACGACGGTCAGTACGTCAAGCTCGCACCCCGTTCGCCAGCTGCCGCGCAGCATCCGCTGGGTGGCTGGCATCCGCCCAAGCAGAAGCCCGGCATTGCGCTGTGGGGCGCCGGCACCTCCGGCCCCGGCGTGGCCCATTCGGTGCAATTGCTCGACGTCTACCTGAGCTTCGCCAACACCCCGCCGAAACTCGGCGAAAAATTCCGCAAGGTCGCTGCCGAAGCGGCGAAGATCGGCCGTGAGCTGACCTTCGGCACCCGCTTGCAGATCATCGTCCGCGAGACCGAAGAAGAAGCCTGGGCCCACGCCGAAAAACTCCTCCAGCGCACCTCGCTGCACACCGCGCGCGCCGCCATCGAGCGCCAGTTGCCGCCGGGCGAGACCTTCGACAGCTATCGAAGCGACGACCCGCAAACCCAGCGTAACCTCGACACCGTGCGCGCCGGGCGCCTGCCCAAGGCCCGTGATCTGGAGATCTACCCCAACGTCTGGCTCGGCCCGAGCCTGTTTGGCTTCAACCTGCTGGGCCCGGCTGCCGGCACCTACCTGGTGGGCAGCGCCGAGCAGGTCGCCGAGCGCATTCGCGAGTACGAAGCCGAAGGCACTTCGGCGTTCATCCTCTCCGGTTTTCCGCTGATCGACGAAGCGCATCGGGTCGCCGACCTGCTGTTTCCGCTGCTCGACCTCGACCACGGCTTCGACGTGCCGCGCCTGGGTGTCAGCGCGCAGCCGGCCCAGCGCCTCCGCGAACAGGCATAA